The Zeugodacus cucurbitae isolate PBARC_wt_2022May chromosome 4, idZeuCucr1.2, whole genome shotgun sequence genome includes the window gaTTTCTGATCAAGGGGCTTaacttagttttaaaatataaggaaaatgctactgactattaaaagaaacatttctttcagttaaactcgaATGTATAGGATTTACTGGTAAAactagtaaaatgcacatataaatatatactataacaCTAAACATACATTATgttttatacttaaaaaaaaaattttatttttttgtttttttttataggaTTATTTCAATTTGATTGTTTACTATCCGTATAACTTATAGTCgaatatgaataataaaattagagGAATTCAAATTCATCAAATGATCGAGATTTACAATGAAGTACTTACATTGCCTGTAATATTTCGGAAAAGCTTTTCCAGCGCAGAATGATGAAATTGAAATCCTACAACGGCGGCAGGGGCGGATTTGGCACCTTCGGTGTGGAAGACAGCGTTGCTTGCCGTCACTGTGATTTCATCTCCAAGATCTaaccaaaaattcaaatttttcacaaataaaaaacaaatagcaaattttaaatggggGCAAAAATATCACCTCCTGCATCGAATGGCACTGAATATACGAAACTATCCTTGTGCACAAAATGCTGATCCACTGCACGTTTGTACCACATCTCGTCTATAGCATGTTTATTTTGCTCACTAAATGTCTCGctgaattcaataaaaaaataaacaaattttttattgaaactgtAAAGTCAATCGAAGGGACGAAAATATTATAAGTTCTTATATATGGTCTAGAAGAAGTTATAGATTGatttcacttcattttattcatattttttaaatattgactaATGTTTACGGTACAAAACTTACTGAAGAAACGGGAAGCATTGTTggaaacatatgtatatctctacCTCTTTTAAGATGTATTCGTTCATAAGAAACTGTTCATAAACTTATGCATGTTTAACATGTGCGTATTACTTACCCAGTGCCCGCTTCCTCAGCCATATTGGAATGAAACTCTTGCCATCGTGTTAAGCCGCTGTGTGTTGCCAAGAATGCCACTGTTATGCCGAACCGTTGTTTAAATTCATTTCTGTCGAATAGAAACACATTAGAAAGTTTCCCAATTCAAAGgtattttgtattgtaatttataaatgtgCATATGAGTGCATGTCCACATTATCATTATTATCgcacatataagtatgtatgtatgcagttagATTCTATTCCATATGTTACCTTGGCAACAAACCCATTAACACGGCAATTGGGCTTGAAGCGCTTGTGCTAATccagatacatatttataattaggtatgtatgtatatatttagcaaAGAAGTGCATATTTGTATAATGAGGTGGAAGAAATGTTAATacgtgtaataaaaaataaaaaaaaatcacatagaAAACGGAGGGAAGACATTTTTTTGCAGAGAAAAAGAAACACAGTAATTTAAACGGTcgatgtatatagtatgtaggCATGTAGTTAGGCACGCATGTAACATGCTCGGAGATACCATGGAAgtatacgtgtatgtatgtacatatgtatgttatatagGATatcatttatgattttattgattATGTGctcgtaaatatttgtatgaagtaattaaataaataagctgtatatacatatatatatatatatgctatgctatatgtatgtatgtatatagtatattctaCGCATATAGTTtagatttatacatatgtaagtgtttgTAATTCGTTTGATATGATGATTCTATAGTTCATTAAATCTTTCTTCTTACCCTTTGTCATCCTTGGAATTGAAACTTGTGTTTCTCGAAAACCATTCGGTAACCCGTGCATCAAAGACTAGAGATTGCATGAGCTGACGATCACctggaattaatatataaattaaagtaataaaaatcgattttaggaTGATTTCTCAAGtatttctttttcttatttgttaatgGTCTATGTAAATagttattaattgaattaagtaCGCATATAGTTGGATGTGACGGGTATTTAGTTTAGTAACAAAACTACTCATACTTTTACTTTACAATTGAAAATGAGCAAACGTTTTTTATATGCTATTAAAATATGGTTTTTAAACTTCCAGTATAGTGAGTACTTCTTCAAGATTTAATATTTGGGACAGTTCTGAAAACATTAAATCGTCGTTAGTGCAggtgaaaaaataaagaaattgagttgtgataaaaatttgtattcaaaaCAAATGTGAAACTCATGAATGCGATTTCGTCAATCAACTTACAATGTGTAACATGCAAAATTCGTATATTGGCAACTCCTCAGCTAACAATATCaggcttgtgaaaaatttcgatttcagtaaataaataacaacgaAAAACTAAAGTTGTTCAATGGAAtcgcaataaaaataagtatttacttCAACAAATTCTTGTACCAACTTGATTTTATACAAAAGGTTGAATAATGTTTGTTTTCTGGATTTTCCAAGACACCAAGTAATAAGCAGAAAACTAGATGTCCTACTATTGCAACATTTTATATGCTTCCTTGATGCTATAAAGCTCGTTTGTATTGAAACAGGGTACCATTATAGTTATAGTATtttgaaaaaacgaaaaaaaaattataattatcgaTGAGTGTTATTCGGGTTCTGCTCAGGCGAAGTTCCGACCAAATGAAAGGGTTTAAACGGACATCAACAAAAttcctaaatatttttgaatggcACCACAATAACGACCAGACACCATGTCACAAATCAATGAAAATGGGGCTAAATTGTAAGAATTCCAAGGCTTTGAATTGCTTTcgcatgtatttacatatgtatgtactaatcTGGAAGTAAATTACTACAAACATAGTGTCGAAATGTTTGAAATCGCCTAACGGTATTCttaatatcataaaatatttcgCTAAGTAAGAATTACAACATCCTTGTGACTCTTTATCCAACCTTTCCATATTAAATGGCGTTAAGTCAGTGCaatgcgaaaaaaattataataataagcttttaatattaatgttttcaattaataaaaaaatttttacaattttacccCTTCTCTTTGCTTCTTATCCGTACTTCCTAAAGCATGCATACTTCGTGTTGTAAGCCCAATACTTTAACAAAATAAGTAGTATTTTTGGCAGGACATTTACAACCTATCATCAGATATGTATATTCTCAgttaatatagaatatatttaatttatgggAAAGCCCGTCCGATTAGcgaccgttatttttttaaccagcaattaaaaaataaaaatattatatatgtacatacatgtctgTGCATAGTTATCATAATTatgtgaatacatatgtatgtggggtgttcgaatgaaaattaatagataaatcaaatatttgctaAGAGTATGTGCTCTGGTGTGAATGCTCGTGAACGTATTGGAAAAATTGCTAACAAGTATGAATATGCGAATAATTGGCGAGTGCTTTTTAGTGAAATTTGTGATATAACTTAAAAACATTAGTTTAATACGTAATTTTTTACGAGCAATTACAAACAGAATCGAAACGAAATTTTACTCACAATAGTAACTTTCTTTATCGTTTATGGATGGTATGCGCCCGGAAGATGTGTTAGCTGTGgatttgcatttacatatgtaaattatgaTCATTACGATAAAAATTTTATACGGAAAACTTAACATGAagaacaaacatacacacatgtaagTAAATGTAGGTCAAGATGCACGACTTTACCTAATGTTACATGGAactattatatatgaaaaaatcaatCTAATCTGAGACTATTCATCCTCAGCGCTATATTAATTGTAGGTCGGTAAATTGTGAATTTGTATGTGCATCagcgaaataaatatttgggaatatctaaaataaacttttcgaaaaattgAAACTCGGACGATACAGGTACCTAATCACCATATATTTCTATGGTAAAAACTTAACAAACCGAATTCAATGTATTCATTTCATCGGCACATTTACCGATTGTGTAGTAATCAATAATACAGTTAGCCGGAAGGTCCTCATACTCAGTGTTGGGAAACTGGTAAAATGTGAACCATATTCAAgtattttgaagtaaaaaattcGTTGTATGTAATTAATGCTCGAGTTATTTATTGTCGAGTAGAAAGATCTGATAGCATTCTATAGGAAGTAGACATGAGAAGAAGATTCCCATCTTCATATGGTGCTAAGAGTTTATCGCATGGATGCCCAATACGATCATATGCCGGGGAAATGTATCTTGCTCTCCACCAAATTCTGACATTATTAGAGGGTTAAAGGCCTTCCAATTCTTTCAAACAAAACTGTTTATGGAGGGATGACTATTAACCAGTTTTCACGTCGTTACATAACAAGAAGTCTTGCTAAAAATAGCTCTAGTTTTTTAACTGCATAAATCATTTAAATCAGGAGCAATTCCAGCTAAAAGCTGTTAGACTCACTCATTACAAATTTACAATTTGGATATTCACGGACTACTACTACCTTATTCGATCTCAtgtattgaattatttattttttacttattaattgttatttttgggATATACTTACAAAATAAAAGGGCAGCATGCTCAGGCGGCACCGCACTTCTACTTAGTGGCCACCTCCAACCAGGCTGTgacattttattcaaaaaccAGACTAGCTCCTCTTCTGGTGTTGCAAAAGTTTTATTGTTGTGCTTGCAATACAacctaaaaataatgaaaaatttacagtaattttacaataaatacaatttcctcatatatatatatatatatatatgtatatatggtacaCATGTAGATTTGAAtggtacatatttaataataatatataaaaatgctaAAGAAACTAAATGTTGGGGCGATTGATTTTTAAGGTGAGTTTGAACCAAATCGAAATTTACTACAAAAagcacatacttatatgtacatatgtatatatattgtattggaGTCAGTACTTCGGGCGGACCTTGCCAATCTAACGGCCTGACTTACCATGTTGGATGAATTCGCCAGCGTTTGCCACCAAAGTAGTTCAACAGGTTTTCACCTTTAATATTCATGCGGTGTATTTCATTTTCGGCTCGTATGGAAAGGCGATGTACACCGTATTGTTCGGGATATGTAATTACCAATGTAAACGGTGTATTAGGTATCGCTCTCCAATAATACTGACGTTTAATGCGAGCAACCCGTTTCTAAAGTggaattaaaaacatatatataattgtgaTGGGTTAAGTTTTCTTAAAACTTGCTCACCATTTCGTCAAAATGATTTTTCACCAGCATCCACTTACTACCTGTTGATTGGTTTATTATGGAATCACGaatctgaatattatttttaaaataaatatttaacggcaaaatcttattttttatttgtaataaataccgTTAGTAGTACGGGATTGAAATCTCTTGCTGCTCGATCATCATCCAATAGCTCAACTTCTATCATATCTACGCTATTATAAGCCGGTTTTAATATATTGCCTTGGAACTAGAAGAGCAAAATAGGGAATCGTGAGCATTTGCTTTTTTTCGGTTTAATTGACTTATGACATTTTGACTTACAATTGGCCGAAAGTCTGGGTGAAATAGGATGTAACCATTGTTAGTGACAATAAATGCGTAGCCATTGACACCGAGCTATAATTcaatggaaatttatttatctttaattttcaaatacacaTGCACGTATGTGATATAGGATAGATATGTTAAGAAAATTAGACAAATTGATTTTTGACAACGGTTCAAAATATCacatattgcacaatatttaacGAAATACAATTATCAGAAGGATGTACATATGATAACTTTGCATCTGTAAAACTTACCAAAAATGGGGAGAGCATTCTCTTTATGTCTCTTATAGGTACATCCGTGCCCGCGACGCCCAGTAGATTGGCAATTTTGGTCTAGGGATACGTTTGCAATAAAGTTAGTCAAATAGAATATGAATAAAGAATCTTCTTCCTACTCAAGCTATTGGTATAAATAACAACAGGGAAATCTATCtacattacataaatatgtatgtttggacATAAGAATTCTGCacttaaaattatgtatataaatccacagaaattaccgttattattatgtataattatgtaatttattgCAACAATTAAAAACCAATTTAGCGCATAACTCAATTTGACCGATTTATACAATCCTTTAGATTTGACACATGAAACAAATGTCTAccaattaataaaataagttcAATGAAATATATCACTCTACAATACATACTGTTATAATATGACtttattagtaaatataaatgattaatTAGAGTTGTAATATTGGAATATTTGAAACAATCAGTGAAATTACCAGCGCAAAAGATCTAGAACTATCAAAAAACTCAAGCATACAAAAGGAAACTAAAACTAATATTACATATAACctaaataaatttctataatcTACCTAttagttatattatttattaggaACCATCACAGcgtaaatcaaatttatttctcGCATTTGAATGAAGCTTTTTAATATTAGACTTTCACTTAGAATGATGTTGCTTGTGAAAACATCTCAAGGGAATCCTTTAAAAATTGTCTGCGTCTGTTTTTTTCGGTCAACGAGGTTTTCTATGAGAGCGGCACTATGAAAACTTCAAAATCGCAACACGTTGTCGAGCCAAGCAAAATCGaatcattataaatatatggcaaataaaatcttcaatttaaagCTGTACTGTATTTCAGAAGGTGAatagaagaaattttatttaaatgacatgCGAAAGAAGTACAAGGAATCGGCTTAGAATCAGCCAAATTTGGTCAATGCCGATGTCAggaccgattaatcggtcggtctttAATTATAAGTACCGTCTAAACTGGGCTCAGTCCACGCCCATGCATAAAACAACTAATATGTAATCGTTCTACCGTATTTATATTGGAAAAGAAAATAGCTGCTATATATCAAGATTAAATTTCTCCTACAATGCTTACTTTGTATACAGACATAGTCTATTACTTACATATACTGGTTATACTTTTGCTATTATCTTTTctcttaaatatgtataattgacGATGTGTACAGATAAATGTGTGTGTCTAATTTGTTCGTACTACAACAATTTTGGCAAATATTTACCAAGATTTTAATACTAACTaggtatgtataaatgtatggaTTGTATATgttgtatttaatattcaaatactGTTTATTAAACTTAAGACGAAACAATAATTGGTTTACGCTAACTTGGAACTTAGCAACGGATTTTTTACTACGCGAAATGAAtcacaatttgtttttttatcactcTAGTACCTCACGAGTTTGCAATTCCCACAGCGCCTCATTTATTAAAACCTCTTCGGTGATATTCTGTTTGTGTAATATTCGATTGGTTTGTTGATTAGTATATACAGTAGGTAAATTagtatattatgtacatacatatgagcagtTGCATATGTAATAAGTATGTAGAagtaaatgttattaattgccATAATGAATATTTCGCTTTTTTGGATTTTCAAGATACAATTTTCGTTTTACCACTTTTGGAggataattattttgtaatttgaatCGAATTTCGGTAGATGAACCAATTTgaattatgtaaaaatgttaaatacttaCAGCATTCATGCGGCGATCATAAACTGGCATCGAGACAGTGGTCATAAATTGATATACATCCGATTCGAGGGGCTGATTCCAGGCCTTCGATAATGTATGCAGTTGGATGAAAATAGTTGTAAATTATTAatgaacaagaagaagaagcttctcaaaaaataaaaactagtaTAATTATTTGCTTGCAATACCGCTTTGTTACGAAGATAGATTCGTTTGTGTACTTCGTTTGGTTCCAGCATGCGAAAACCTTCCCGACGAAATTCCAAAACATCGTCGCGTTGATCGTCACATTGCTTCATCTCCCACATCCAGTCAGATATTTTTGGAtccttaaattattattatatgtatgcagtaaACCTTCTGAAACGCATTGttcctatatatattttaggacACACTTACAATGACGTCGGCATATACTTGAGTCCACACAACGGGATGATCATGTTTACCTAGAACCAGAGGCCTCGCCATCACTGGTATGTAATTAAGAACCATCTCGCGGACTTCCGCCATATCACTCAAGTGTACATAATAGCCTTGATTACTACAGGCCATCCACTGAATATCCTTAACATCTGCAACTTCTTTGCCAATAAGATAAGTGAAAACTCGGACCGGCATAAATGGTAGGTCTCGCCAATTGTATTGCTCGAAAACATCCTCATAGGTGAAAGGAGCGCCATCACTGACAATCATAATGGCTTGATTGCATTGCGCGCCGCGTTGTTCTGTGCGAAATTGTTCCAAAACGTCAAAAGCTTTCGTCAATGCAGCAGTGAAATTGGCAATGTTGGCAATTTTTATAGAGTCAACACCTTCCATGAGCTCTCGTATATTGCCAAGATTCGCCTGATGATCCGGGAAGAAATGAAAGATTAGTATGGGAAACGTGCAGATGTGAGTGaggtgtgtaaataaataacaaataatgttGCATATGGactcaaaaacgaaaaaaaggaattcaaataaaaattaaaaatcatattctTCAGTTTTGCCGAAGGTATTCTACCTTTCTTTAACATAAACACTAGTCTATTTTAAGTGAAAGCGTGTTCAATTTGAGCAACCTCTTTTATGTAaactttatatatgtttatatacctgacattattattataaaaataccaaCTAGATGTATTAATCGTAAAAtgatattgaaaaaaacaaCGAAAGTATTTTTGGCTGGAATGAAATATGCAACTATATATCGAATTTAAGAAAGATATATCTTACTTATTGCCGTACAATCAGACAAACAGGCAAAGAGATTATCAGATCAGCTTTTATTACATAAGAAACAAATACAACTGTTttgattataataatataatataattttccatTCCATTTCTTCAAATATCATATTTATTGTGTAAAGTCAACGGAACAGACGGAAATACGTATATTTGGTACCGGAAATTTTGTTTGTACCGATTGTACAGCTCACTAATATACACTGAtatttatactctggcaacaaagttgctaaagagagtattatagttttgttcacataacggttggttataagtcctaaaactaaacgggttagatataggattatatatatcaaaatgatcagggtgacgagtaaagttcaaatccagatggcgttaaccgaaaacatataaagacctataactaagccataaattaagctaaggAAAAAGTGtgttatgaaggatcgcactaggaaagggcgtatttggatgtactttttttgggaaaatggaCGTGCTcccgtcccctactaagttttttgtacatatctcgtaaattactaAAGCTATACCAAGGAActatctagagtcgtttcttttaggtacatccttatacggtccaaaaatgcaggaaatcggattataaccatgtcatgtttcaatggactttataccatatacatatgtatatgccgaatatgtgagtcaaattgtttgtatattaataaaattaaaaaaaaaaacaaattgggagagtataaaatgttcggtgacacacGAACTTGTGCCTTCCTTACTGGTTTTCTTGGAAGTTGGAATATGTAATCGTAAGTAATTTTAGCACCTTATATTCTACTATGTTGTGAATGTGGAGCCCACATATATGTTATttaatgaatatgaaaatatatgtgagtatggttaaaatacataattgataataagaataaaaaatcaatacttGAACTAGTGTCTCCTCAAAACATTTGACGGCTGGCTCTACATATTTCCCAAAGGTGAAGATGTTCACAAAGTCATTGGTACCCAACGTATCAAGTATTGTATTCACAACCTTCTTTGCGATATCTAGCCTCTGTCC containing:
- the LOC105212964 gene encoding voltage-dependent calcium channel subunit alpha-2/delta-3 isoform X2; the protein is MDCKTRIYYTLICFFVFYSNGANFVPGEKINYNLVNSWADKLGMELFHLGDFITRRKEVQESFKEAQVVSRSGAKIVENMAHDVKMMMDLKISAVRRIMDTAENTALSHQNEKEDLYFSYYNAKDMREPDDPIPTPAPRELDDMGEPHIFVPPKEIVLTPKAEFFNTPVNLSVSSVHVPLNVFDRAKEVIKSIQWSENLDQIFRDNYKNDPTLSWQFYGSSTGFMRQFPAAKWKAKPVDLYDCRLRSWYMEAATSPKDIIILLDSSGSMKGQRLDIAKKVVNTILDTLGTNDFVNIFTFGKYVEPAVKCFEETLVQANLGNIRELMEGVDSIKIANIANFTAALTKAFDVLEQFRTEQRGAQCNQAIMIVSDGAPFTYEDVFEQYNWRDLPFMPVRVFTYLIGKEVADVKDIQWMACSNQGYYVHLSDMAEVREMVLNYIPVMARPLVLGKHDHPVVWTQVYADVIDPKISDWMWEMKQCDDQRDDVLEFRREGFRMLEPNEVHKRIYLRNKAAWNQPLESDVYQFMTTVSMPVYDRRMNANITEEVLINEALWELQTRETKIANLLGVAGTDVPIRDIKRMLSPFLLGVNGYAFIVTNNGYILFHPDFRPIFQGNILKPAYNSVDMIEVELLDDDRAARDFNPVLLTIRDSIINQSTGSKWMLVKNHFDEMKRVARIKRQYYWRAIPNTPFTLVITYPEQYGVHRLSIRAENEIHRMNIKGENLLNYFGGKRWRIHPTWLYCKHNNKTFATPEEELVWFLNKMSQPGWRWPLSRSAVPPEHAALLFSNTSSGRIPSINDKESYYCDRQLMQSLVFDARVTEWFSRNTSFNSKDDKGNEFKQRFGITVAFLATHSGLTRWQEFHSNMAEEAGTGETFSEQNKHAIDEMWYKRAVDQHFVHKDSFVYSVPFDAGDLGDEITVTASNAVFHTEGAKSAPAAVVGFQFHHSALEKLFRNITGNGCAVEDRECYIIDNNGFIIISPYRQETGKFFGEINGGIMSRLVEEKVFKRVTVYDYQAVCFESSGDINASNNLLSPLFHLLRALKWLFHTVLWYIVQLTNVAIAEFIDPYIDEDMNDYPSNSKSTDWIRLVMLHRTRLKSCDMQRHLYLMYNEKDNVVYNMTAHACERPFVVLPIPNSNMILLVIDQRCPRDPSIQLTVNPVPIPYPLDKNQTFACYKNDREFSRVRPVSCINRHINESTIKLCGNAARIRINVILMILCILLSRSLKQ
- the LOC105212964 gene encoding voltage-dependent calcium channel subunit alpha-2/delta-3 isoform X7, coding for MDCKTRIYYTLICFFVFYSNGANFVPGEKINYNLVNSWADKLGMELFHLGDFITRRKEVQESFKEAQVVSRSGAKIVENMAHDVKMMMDLKISAVRRIMDTAENTALSHQNEKEDLYFSYYNAKDMREPDDPIPTPAPRELDDMGEPHIFVPPKEIVLTPKAEFFNTPVNLSVSSVHVPLNVFDRAKEVIKSIQWSENLDQIFRDNYKNDPTLSWQFYGSSTGFMRQFPAAKWKAKPVDLYDCRLRSWYMEAATSPKDIIILLDSSGSMKGQRLDIAKKVVNTILDTLGTNDFVNIFTFGKYVEPAVKCFEETLVQANLGNIRELMEGVDSIKIANIANFTAALTKAFDVLEQFRTEQRGAQCNQAIMIVSDGAPFTYEDVFEQYNWRDLPFMPVRVFTYLIGKEVADVKDIQWMACSNQGYYVHLSDMAEVREMVLNYIPVMARPLVLGKHDHPVVWTQVYADVIDPKISDWMWEMKQCDDQRDDVLEFRREGFRMLEPNEVHKRIYLRNKAAWNQPLESDVYQFMTTVSMPVYDRRMNATKIANLLGVAGTDVPIRDIKRMLSPFLLGVNGYAFIVTNNGYILFHPDFRPIFQGNILKPAYNSVDMIEVELLDDDRAARDFNPVLLTIRDSIINQSTGSKWMLVKNHFDEMKRVARIKRQYYWRAIPNTPFTLVITYPEQYGVHRLSIRAENEIHRMNIKGENLLNYFGGKRWRIHPTWLYCKHNNKTFATPEEELVWFLNKMSQPGWRWPLSRSAVPPEHAALLFSNTSSGRIPSINDKESYYCDRQLMQSLVFDARVTEWFSRNTSFNSKDDKGNEFKQRFGITVAFLATHSGLTRWQEFHSNMAEEAGTGETFSEQNKHAIDEMWYKRAVDQHFVHKDSFVYSVPFDAGDLGDEITVTASNAVFHTEGAKSAPAAVVGFQFHHSALEKLFRNITGNGCAVEDRECYIIDNNGFIIISPYRQETGKFFGEINGGIMSRLVEEKVFKRVTVYDYQAVCFESSGDINASNNLLSPLFHLLRALKWLFHTVLWYIVQLTNVAIAEFIDPYIDEDMNDYPSNSKSTDWIRLVMLHRTRLKSCDMQRHLYLMYNEKDNVVYNMTAHACERPFVVLPIPNSNMILLVIDQRCPRDPSIQLTVNPVPIPYPLDKNQTFACYKNDREFSRVRPVSCINRHINESTIKLCGNAARIRINVILMILCILLSRSLKQ
- the LOC105212964 gene encoding voltage-dependent calcium channel subunit alpha-2/delta-3 isoform X4, which translates into the protein MDCKTRIYYTLICFFVFYSNGANFVPGEKINYNLVNSWADKLGMELFHLGDFITRRKEVQESFKEAQVVSRSGAKIVENMAHDVKMMMDLKISAVRRIMDTAENTALSHQNEKEDLYFSYYNAKDMREPDDPIPTPAPRELDDMGEPHIFVPPKEIVLTPKAEFFNTPVNLSVSSVHVPLNVFDRAKEVIKSIQWSENLDQIFRDNYKNDPTLSWQFYGSSTGFMRQFPAAKWKAKPVDLYDCRLRSWYMEAATSPKDIIILLDSSGSMKGQRLDIAKKVVNTILDTLGTNDFVNIFTFGKYVEPAVKCFEETLVQANLGNIRELMEGVDSIKIANIANFTAALTKAFDVLEQFRTEQRGAQCNQAIMIVSDGAPFTYEDVFEQYNWRDLPFMPVRVFTYLIGKEVADVKDIQWMACSNQGYYVHLSDMAEVREMVLNYIPVMARPLVLGKHDHPVVWTQVYADVIDPKISDWMWEMKQCDDQRDDVLEFRREGFRMLEPNEVHKRIYLRNKAAWNQPLESDVYQFMTTVSMPVYDRRMNATKIANLLGVAGTDVPIRDIKRMLSPFLLGVNGYAFIVTNNGYILFHPDFRPIFQGNILKPAYNSVDMIEVELLDDDRAARDFNPVLLTIRDSIINQSTGSKWMLVKNHFDEMKRVARIKRQYYWRAIPNTPFTLVITYPEQYGVHRLSIRAENEIHRMNIKGENLLNYFGGKRWRIHPTWLYCKHNNKTFATPEEELVWFLNKMSQPGWRWPLSRSAVPPEHAALLFSNTSSGRIPSINDKESYYCDRQLMQSLVFDARVTEWFSRNTSFNSKDDKGTSASSPIAVLMGLLPRNEFKQRFGITVAFLATHSGLTRWQEFHSNMAEEAGTGETFSEQNKHAIDEMWYKRAVDQHFVHKDSFVYSVPFDAGDLGDEITVTASNAVFHTEGAKSAPAAVVGFQFHHSALEKLFRNITGNGCAVEDRECYIIDNNGFIIISPYRQETGKFFGEINGGIMSRLVEEKVFKRVTVYDYQAVCFESSGDINASNNLLSPLFHLLRALKWLFHTVLWYIVQLTNVAIAEFIDPYIDEDMNDYPSNSKSTDWIRLVMLHRTRLKSCDMQRHLYLMYNEKDNVVYNMTAHACERPFVVLPIPNSNMILLVIDQRCPRDPSIQLTVNPVPIPYPLDKNQTFACYKNDREFSRVRPVSCINRHINESTIKLCGNAARIRINVILMILCILLSRSLKQ
- the LOC105212964 gene encoding voltage-dependent calcium channel subunit alpha-2/delta-3 isoform X3, with protein sequence MDCKTRIYYTLICFFVFYSNGANFVPGEKINYNLVNSWADKLGMELFHLGDFITRRKEVQESFKEAQVVSRSGAKIVENMAHDVKMMMDLKISAVRRIMDTAENTALSHQNEKEDLYFSYYNAKDMREPDDPIPTPAPRELDDMGEPHIFVPPKEIVLTPKAEFFNTPVNLSVSSVHVPLNVFDRAKEVIKSIQWSENLDQIFRDNYKNDPTLSWQFYGSSTGFMRQFPAAKWKAKPVDLYDCRLRSWYMEAATSPKDIIILLDSSGSMKGQRLDIAKKVVNTILDTLGTNDFVNIFTFGKYVEPAVKCFEETLVQANLGNIRELMEGVDSIKIANIANFTAALTKAFDVLEQFRTEQRGAQCNQAIMIVSDGAPFTYEDVFEQYNWRDLPFMPVRVFTYLIGKEVADVKDIQWMACSNQGYYVHLSDMAEVREMVLNYIPVMARPLVLGKHDHPVVWTQVYADVIDPKISDWMWEMKQCDDQRDDVLEFRREGFRMLEPNEVHKRIYLRNKAAWNQPLESDVYQFMTTVSMPVYDRRMNANITEEVLINEALWELQTRETKIANLLGVAGTDVPIRDIKRMLSPFLLGVNGYAFIVTNNGYILFHPDFRPIFQGNILKPAYNSVDMIEVELLDDDRAARDFNPVLLTIRDSIINQSTGSKWMLVKNHFDEMKRVARIKRQYYWRAIPNTPFTLVITYPEQYGVHRLSIRAENEIHRMNIKGENLLNYFGGKRWRIHPTWLYCKHNNKTFATPEEELVWFLNKMSQPGWRWPLSRSAVPPEHAALLFCDRQLMQSLVFDARVTEWFSRNTSFNSKDDKGTSASSPIAVLMGLLPRNEFKQRFGITVAFLATHSGLTRWQEFHSNMAEEAGTGETFSEQNKHAIDEMWYKRAVDQHFVHKDSFVYSVPFDAGDLGDEITVTASNAVFHTEGAKSAPAAVVGFQFHHSALEKLFRNITGNGCAVEDRECYIIDNNGFIIISPYRQETGKFFGEINGGIMSRLVEEKVFKRVTVYDYQAVCFESSGDINASNNLLSPLFHLLRALKWLFHTVLWYIVQLTNVAIAEFIDPYIDEDMNDYPSNSKSTDWIRLVMLHRTRLKSCDMQRHLYLMYNEKDNVVYNMTAHACERPFVVLPIPNSNMILLVIDQRCPRDPSIQLTVNPVPIPYPLDKNQTFACYKNDREFSRVRPVSCINRHINESTIKLCGNAARIRINVILMILCILLSRSLKQ